One window of the Thermasporomyces composti genome contains the following:
- the mraZ gene encoding division/cell wall cluster transcriptional repressor MraZ, producing the protein MAATFLGTHTPRLDEKGRLFLPAKFRDELAEGLVVTRGQERCLYVWPMSEFARLTEQMRQAPVTNKAARDYLRMLFAGASDEKPDKQGRITIPPMLREYAGLKRDCVVIGAMNRVEIWDAEAWARYSSEQEEVFAELSEEVLPGIL; encoded by the coding sequence GTGGCTGCCACGTTCCTCGGCACCCACACTCCCCGGCTGGATGAGAAGGGTCGGCTCTTCCTCCCAGCCAAGTTCCGTGACGAGCTGGCGGAGGGGCTTGTGGTCACACGGGGGCAGGAGCGCTGTCTCTACGTTTGGCCGATGTCTGAGTTCGCCCGCCTCACGGAACAGATGCGGCAGGCACCCGTCACGAACAAGGCTGCTCGCGACTACCTGCGGATGCTGTTCGCAGGTGCGTCGGACGAGAAGCCCGACAAGCAGGGCCGCATCACGATCCCGCCGATGCTGCGCGAGTACGCCGGACTGAAGCGCGACTGCGTCGTCATCGGCGCCATGAACCGCGTGGAGATCTGGGACGCGGAGGCGTGGGCTCGCTACTCCAGCGAGCAGGAAGAGGTCTTCGCCGAGCTGAGCGAGGAGGTGTTGCCCGGGATCCTGTGA
- a CDS encoding AAA family ATPase, with the protein MVSTGPTIEPTRRPGRRWAPAADFPYLAQTIAQVRGAVENVIEGKPEVVKVALTVLLAEGHLLIEDVPGVGKTMLSKALARSIDCTVRRIQFTPDLLPSDVTGVSVYNQETRDFEFRPGGIFANIVVGDEINRASPKTQSALLECMEERQVTVDGTTYHLEPPFMVIATQNPIEMEGTYPLPEAQRDRFMARVSMGYPSVQAELQMLDTHGARSPLDDLEPVTDAREIAKLIDIVRGVYVADAVKEYALALVTATRNSPELRLGASPRATLHLLRAARAAAALDNREYVLPDDIQALAVPVLAHRLLPAAEAQVARRTPEQIVADLLRTVPVPDPQRRRR; encoded by the coding sequence ATGGTGTCGACCGGCCCGACAATCGAGCCGACGAGGCGGCCCGGACGACGCTGGGCGCCGGCTGCGGACTTTCCCTATCTCGCTCAGACCATCGCGCAGGTACGCGGTGCGGTCGAGAACGTGATCGAGGGCAAGCCCGAAGTCGTGAAGGTCGCGCTCACGGTTCTGCTCGCCGAGGGCCACCTCCTCATCGAGGACGTGCCAGGCGTCGGTAAGACGATGCTGTCGAAGGCGCTGGCCCGCTCCATCGACTGCACTGTACGCCGGATTCAGTTCACCCCCGACTTGCTTCCGAGTGACGTCACCGGCGTCTCCGTGTACAACCAGGAGACGCGGGACTTCGAGTTCCGGCCCGGTGGCATCTTCGCGAACATCGTGGTCGGTGACGAGATCAACCGCGCGTCGCCCAAGACCCAGTCCGCCCTCCTGGAGTGCATGGAGGAACGACAGGTCACCGTGGACGGCACCACCTACCACCTGGAGCCGCCGTTCATGGTGATCGCGACTCAGAACCCCATCGAGATGGAGGGCACCTACCCCCTGCCCGAAGCGCAGCGAGACCGTTTCATGGCCAGGGTCTCCATGGGCTACCCCAGCGTTCAGGCCGAGCTGCAGATGCTCGACACCCACGGCGCGCGCTCGCCGTTGGACGACTTGGAGCCGGTCACCGACGCCCGGGAGATTGCCAAGCTCATCGACATCGTGCGGGGCGTCTACGTCGCCGACGCGGTCAAGGAGTACGCCTTGGCGCTGGTCACCGCGACCCGCAACTCCCCCGAGCTACGCCTCGGCGCCTCGCCACGGGCCACGCTGCACCTGCTCCGCGCCGCTCGGGCCGCGGCCGCGCTCGACAACCGCGAGTACGTCCTTCCCGACGACATCCAAGCCCTGGCGGTCCCAGTCCTGGCGCACCGACTCCTGCCGGCCGCCGAGGCACAGGTCGCTCGGCGCACCCCCGAGCAGATCGTCGCCGATCTCCTCCGGACCGTGCCGGTACCGGACCCGCAGCGTCGTCGTCGGTGA
- a CDS encoding DUF58 domain-containing protein, translating to MGGRFSSLTTRGRAFLAAGVAAAVCALGLGQKDLLRVAVFLLALPVVTVLMVARTRYRIAASRSITPVRVQVGQQAVVRLRLENVGRAPTGLLLLEDTVPYTLGFRPRFVLDRMSSRWRREVAYSVRSDVRGRYPIGPLTLRVTDPFGLVELTRSFKARDHLLVTPAVHPLPSARLVGEWASSGESRSHAVAADGEEDVTVREYRDGDDLRRVHWRSSARRGELMVRREDQPWQARATLLLDTRRIAHRGSGPASSFEWAVSAAASVGVHLLRHGYSVRFHTDSGVSVTASARESGLSVEAEGLLLDMLAVVGQSSVGQLSQIPSLSVDGSPGLLVTVLGVLTPADAEALVRLRQGSRNALAIVTDAPSWAMQKERSPQQVAEQLSDSVRMLRHAGWKVAVATAGDTVPAVWGELVGAAGRPGPPTSGTPASTSPFHTVGVMPPSRPA from the coding sequence ATGGGCGGGCGGTTCTCCTCGCTGACCACACGCGGCCGCGCGTTCCTCGCCGCGGGTGTCGCCGCCGCCGTCTGTGCGCTCGGCCTCGGGCAGAAGGACCTCCTCCGGGTCGCCGTCTTTCTCCTCGCCCTGCCCGTCGTGACCGTGCTCATGGTCGCGAGGACCCGCTACCGCATCGCCGCGTCCCGCTCCATCACTCCCGTCCGTGTCCAGGTCGGGCAGCAGGCGGTGGTGCGCTTACGGCTGGAGAACGTGGGACGAGCGCCGACGGGCCTGCTGCTGCTCGAGGACACCGTGCCGTACACGCTCGGTTTCCGACCTCGCTTCGTCCTCGATCGGATGTCGAGCCGGTGGCGACGCGAGGTTGCCTACTCCGTCCGTTCCGATGTTCGTGGTCGATACCCGATCGGCCCCCTGACGCTGCGCGTGACCGACCCGTTCGGCCTCGTGGAGCTCACCCGCTCCTTCAAGGCGCGCGACCACCTCCTCGTCACGCCCGCCGTCCACCCCCTGCCATCCGCGCGGCTGGTCGGTGAGTGGGCCAGCAGCGGCGAGAGCCGGTCCCATGCCGTGGCAGCGGACGGCGAGGAAGACGTCACTGTCCGCGAGTACCGCGACGGTGACGACCTTCGCCGTGTGCACTGGCGCTCCAGCGCTCGCCGCGGCGAGCTCATGGTGCGGCGTGAGGACCAGCCATGGCAGGCACGGGCAACCCTGCTTCTCGACACCCGACGCATCGCCCACCGAGGCAGCGGCCCAGCGTCCTCATTCGAATGGGCGGTGAGCGCGGCCGCTTCCGTGGGGGTCCACCTGCTCCGACACGGCTACTCCGTCCGATTCCACACGGACTCCGGCGTCTCGGTGACGGCGTCCGCCCGGGAGTCCGGGCTCTCCGTCGAGGCCGAGGGCTTACTCCTCGACATGCTGGCCGTCGTGGGACAGTCGTCGGTGGGTCAGCTCAGCCAGATCCCCAGCCTGTCCGTCGACGGCTCCCCTGGACTGCTCGTCACGGTCCTCGGTGTGCTGACACCGGCCGACGCCGAGGCGCTTGTTCGCCTCCGCCAAGGGAGCAGGAACGCCTTAGCCATCGTCACGGACGCGCCGTCGTGGGCGATGCAGAAGGAACGCTCGCCCCAGCAGGTGGCTGAGCAGCTGTCCGACAGCGTGCGCATGCTCCGGCACGCGGGATGGAAAGTCGCGGTCGCTACCGCTGGCGACACCGTTCCCGCGGTCTGGGGCGAGCTGGTCGGGGCGGCGGGCCGGCCCGGGCCGCCGACCTCTGGCACGCCAGCGTCGACATCACCGTTCCATACGGTAGGTGTGATGCCGCCGAGCCGACCGGCCTGA